The DNA sequence CGGTGGCGTTCGAGTTCGTCGCCGGGACGGTGCTGGAGGACCGGGACGACATTCCCCGCTGGTTCCAGGAGATCGGGGCGGTCACCGCGGTCCTGCACCGGCATGCCCGGCAGTGGACCCCACCGGCCGGTTTCGGCCGGTTCACCTGGGGGCTCGCCGACCTCGTCGGCCCGACGGCCCGGTGGGGTGACTGGCGTCGCGCCGACCTGTCCGCGACGCAGCGGAGCGTTCTCGAACGGGCCGAGGCGCGGGCCTGCGACATTCTCGCCGACCGGACCGGCTCACGCGATCCGGCCGAGAGCGTCGGGCTCATCCACGCCGATCTGCGTCCCTCGAACGCCATGACGCACTCGGACGCCATGACCAACGCGGATGCGCTGACCGTCATCGATTTCGACGACTGCGGGTACGGCTACTACCTCTACGATTTCGGGGCCGCGTTGACGTTCTACGAGCATCGTGCGGAGGCCCGCGAGATGGCGGCGCGGTGGCTGGCCGGCTATCAGGAGCACGTACCGCTGCGCACCGCCGACCTCGACGTGGCCTGCGCCCTGTCGATGCTGCGCCGGCTCACCATGCTGGGCTGGGCCACCACCCATCGCGAGGACGCGTTGCCGGCGGATCTGTGGGCGGAGAACCAGCCCGGCACGGTGGAGGTGGCTGCCCGCTATCTCGCCGACCCGCTGTGGCTGGTACGCCCCTGACGACGGCCCGTTCCGCGTGCAGCGTGGGCCGCCCGGTCCGGTGACCCCGGCGGGCGGCCCACAAACTGGCTACGGCTTGCGGCTCAGCCGATCGCCACGGCGTCACCGAGGATGACGGTCTTGGTCTCCAGGTACGCCCGGATGCCTTCCCGGACGCCTTCGCGCCCGATACCGGACTGCTTGAAGCCGCCGAAGGCGATGCCGAAGTCGGGCTTGAAGCCGTTCTGCCCGACGGTGCCGCTGCGCAACTGCCGGGCCACGGCGAGGG is a window from the Solwaraspora sp. WMMD792 genome containing:
- a CDS encoding phosphotransferase encodes the protein MFEVVDGTGTAAQPTGLASFASLRRGDDAPDWVRDGVVAAWGLASDTVVRLIVLSENVTFRVDVAGRPALVVRLARPGYATSTVHLRSELRWIEALRRDVGLSTPTPVPGADGDLLQLVRDEAGGTWSAVAFEFVAGTVLEDRDDIPRWFQEIGAVTAVLHRHARQWTPPAGFGRFTWGLADLVGPTARWGDWRRADLSATQRSVLERAEARACDILADRTGSRDPAESVGLIHADLRPSNAMTHSDAMTNADALTVIDFDDCGYGYYLYDFGAALTFYEHRAEAREMAARWLAGYQEHVPLRTADLDVACALSMLRRLTMLGWATTHREDALPADLWAENQPGTVEVAARYLADPLWLVRP